The following coding sequences are from one Arthrobacter sp. PvP023 window:
- a CDS encoding type II secretion system F family protein, which produces MQPIAWGIIALTVIPASYLAWSLIVADRRSRLVIQGNLSKGLETSGAATAPQNMDLERIARRLTPTGYEAKLDRLLALAGRPSSMPLPRLLVAKPALALVVAVLMMLMLSRDGSAQMILLAVFATGLAYFVPDLLIYSRGQERQKKIQLELPNTLDQMLIAVEAGLGFESAMARAGQNGKGPLAEELIRTLQDMQVGRSRKDSYLALAERSNVQDLRTFVRAVVQADAYGIAIAKVLKAQAKEMRVKRRQRAEQKAMKLPVLVLFPLLLFIFPVIFIVILGPAVINIIEAFS; this is translated from the coding sequence ATGCAACCTATAGCTTGGGGGATCATCGCCCTCACCGTTATACCTGCCTCGTACCTCGCTTGGTCACTGATTGTGGCGGACCGTAGATCCCGACTCGTCATTCAGGGCAACCTCAGCAAAGGCCTTGAAACCAGCGGGGCAGCAACCGCACCCCAAAACATGGATTTGGAGCGGATAGCTCGAAGGCTCACACCGACCGGATACGAAGCCAAGCTCGACCGTTTGTTGGCGCTGGCAGGCCGACCCTCCTCAATGCCGCTACCGCGGCTGCTGGTGGCCAAGCCCGCCCTCGCCCTCGTTGTGGCGGTCCTCATGATGCTCATGCTCAGCCGCGATGGCAGTGCACAGATGATTCTTCTGGCGGTCTTCGCAACTGGACTAGCGTATTTCGTTCCCGACCTTCTCATCTACAGCCGTGGGCAGGAACGTCAGAAGAAGATTCAGCTAGAACTGCCCAATACTCTGGATCAGATGTTGATCGCGGTCGAGGCCGGCCTCGGCTTCGAGTCCGCAATGGCCCGTGCGGGCCAGAATGGCAAAGGCCCGCTCGCGGAAGAACTCATCCGGACGCTACAGGACATGCAAGTTGGCCGCTCGCGCAAGGATTCCTATCTCGCATTGGCCGAGCGCAGCAATGTGCAGGACCTGAGAACCTTCGTGCGGGCAGTGGTACAGGCCGACGCCTACGGCATTGCCATTGCGAAGGTCCTCAAGGCCCAGGCGAAAGAGATGAGGGTCAAACGTCGTCAACGCGCCGAACAGAAGGCCATGAAACTTCCAGTGCTCGTACTGTTCCCGCTACTGCTCTTCATCTTTCCCGTTATCTTCATCGTGATTCTGGGGCCCGCCGTCATCAACATCATCGAGGCGTTCTCGTAG
- a CDS encoding type II secretion system F family protein, protein MIAMTPAIFAVGMVLLVGAVLVFVFVVFRPSHGYVALSRRRPFGGAEHSALTKFTDSTVGAVERVLAGGNKSPGERATLDQAGLKIARADFIVLVGATAVVAGFVGLILQGPVFAVLFAGLTPILAAMYLSFLTQRRRARFEAQLGDTLTMVSGGLRAGHSVLRAIDAVAQEASEPTATEFSRVVNETRLGRDLQDSLNDVSLRMKSEDFNWMAQAIEINREVGGDLAEVFDQVGETIRERSQIKGTVKALSAEGKLSAIILMALPVLLFILIGLANPKYSGQLTGHPIGWMMLGIAVVMMTIGGLWIRKISDLKF, encoded by the coding sequence ATGATTGCAATGACACCTGCAATATTCGCTGTCGGCATGGTGCTCCTGGTCGGAGCAGTACTCGTTTTTGTATTCGTGGTGTTCCGCCCATCACACGGCTATGTTGCGCTCAGCCGCAGACGGCCGTTCGGTGGTGCCGAACACTCCGCGTTGACTAAATTCACTGACTCAACAGTGGGTGCAGTGGAACGGGTCCTCGCTGGCGGCAACAAGTCCCCGGGTGAGCGGGCCACACTGGATCAGGCTGGCCTCAAGATAGCCCGCGCAGACTTCATCGTGTTGGTGGGTGCCACTGCGGTGGTGGCCGGCTTCGTGGGCCTCATCCTCCAAGGACCGGTGTTCGCTGTGCTCTTCGCTGGCCTTACTCCGATCTTGGCTGCGATGTATCTGTCATTCCTGACGCAGCGCCGACGCGCACGCTTTGAGGCGCAACTCGGTGACACCTTGACCATGGTGTCCGGTGGTCTTCGGGCTGGTCACAGTGTTCTTCGTGCCATTGATGCAGTGGCGCAGGAAGCCAGCGAACCCACGGCCACGGAGTTCTCCCGGGTGGTCAATGAAACCAGGCTGGGCCGTGACCTACAGGACTCATTGAACGACGTCTCACTACGAATGAAGAGCGAGGACTTCAACTGGATGGCCCAGGCCATCGAAATCAACCGGGAGGTCGGCGGAGACCTCGCAGAAGTATTTGACCAAGTCGGCGAAACAATCCGTGAGCGCTCCCAGATCAAGGGAACGGTAAAGGCACTGAGTGCAGAAGGAAAGCTTTCCGCAATCATCCTCATGGCGCTACCAGTACTTCTGTTCATCCTCATCGGGTTGGCCAATCCCAAATACAGCGGCCAGCTAACCGGGCATCCGATCGGCTGGATGATGCTAGGCATTGCCGTGGTGATGATGACCATCGGCGGTCTGTGGATCCGCAAGATCAGCGATCTGAAATTCTAA
- a CDS encoding CpaF family protein, with translation MSLADRLEAARGGIATTSISSPPPYEAQSPPSANAGNGGSAPVDALAGLKQRAGKALFERLGARLTDSSLTDEELRKIARDELSLVIDEEQVPLSPEERRRLIRDVGDDVLGYGPLQRYLEDPSVTEIMVNRPDQVYVERDGRLILTDGRFSSEEHLRKVIERIVAKVGRRIDESSPLVDARLEDGSRVNAIIPPLAVNGSSLTIRKFSKIPLTVQNLIDFGTLTPEMAELLNACVRAKLNIIVSGGTGTGKTTLLNVLSSFIPSDDRIVTIEDAVELQLQQSHVVRLESRPANIEGKGAVTIRDLVRNSLRMRPDRIVVGEVRGGESLDMLQAMNTGHDGSISTVHANSPRDAVARLETLVLMAGMDLPLRAIREQVSSAVNLIVHLSRLRDGTRRVTHITEVQGMEGEIVTLQDAFVFDYAAGVDANGRFLGKPISTGIRPRFVDHFADLGIAISPAVFGGRPMPVGRR, from the coding sequence ATGAGCCTCGCAGATCGACTGGAAGCCGCCCGAGGCGGCATTGCTACTACCAGCATTTCAAGCCCACCTCCATACGAAGCCCAATCACCACCGTCCGCTAACGCTGGGAACGGTGGATCAGCCCCGGTCGATGCCCTTGCCGGTCTAAAACAACGCGCTGGGAAAGCCCTTTTTGAGAGGCTTGGCGCGCGGCTAACCGACTCATCGCTGACTGACGAAGAGTTGCGCAAGATTGCCCGCGATGAGCTAAGCCTGGTCATCGACGAGGAGCAGGTGCCACTCAGTCCGGAAGAACGGCGTCGCCTCATCCGCGATGTGGGAGACGACGTGCTGGGCTATGGCCCGCTGCAACGGTATCTCGAGGACCCGTCTGTCACAGAAATAATGGTGAATCGTCCGGATCAGGTCTACGTGGAACGTGATGGGCGCCTGATCCTAACCGACGGCCGATTCAGTTCTGAGGAGCACCTTCGCAAGGTCATCGAGCGGATCGTCGCAAAGGTTGGACGCCGGATCGACGAATCCTCACCATTAGTGGACGCCCGATTGGAGGACGGATCCCGTGTCAACGCAATCATTCCCCCGCTAGCGGTCAATGGATCCTCGCTCACTATTCGAAAATTCAGCAAGATCCCACTGACTGTCCAGAACCTGATCGACTTCGGAACACTGACACCGGAAATGGCTGAGCTCCTGAACGCGTGTGTCCGGGCCAAACTCAACATCATCGTGTCCGGCGGTACAGGTACGGGAAAGACGACGCTACTCAACGTGCTGTCATCCTTCATCCCTTCCGATGATCGCATCGTCACAATTGAGGACGCTGTTGAGCTCCAGCTGCAGCAGAGCCATGTGGTGCGGTTGGAAAGCCGCCCTGCCAATATCGAAGGCAAGGGCGCCGTCACTATTAGGGATCTGGTTCGGAACTCCCTCCGCATGCGGCCGGACCGGATTGTTGTGGGTGAGGTTCGTGGCGGTGAGAGTCTGGACATGCTCCAGGCGATGAACACAGGTCACGACGGCTCGATTTCAACTGTGCACGCAAACTCACCCCGCGACGCCGTTGCGCGCTTGGAGACGTTGGTGCTGATGGCTGGCATGGATCTTCCACTGCGCGCCATCCGGGAGCAAGTATCGTCGGCTGTTAACCTCATCGTTCATCTCTCCAGGTTGCGTGACGGCACTCGTCGGGTAACGCACATCACTGAGGTACAAGGTATGGAAGGCGAAATCGTCACGCTTCAGGACGCCTTCGTCTTCGACTATGCCGCCGGCGTCGATGCCAATGGCAGGTTCCTCGGCAAGCCTATTTCGACAGGGATTCGGCCCCGCTTTGTTGACCACTTTGCCGATCTGGGAATTGCCATCTCCCCAGCTGTCTTTGGTGGCCGGCCCATGCCGGTTGGAAGGCGATGA
- a CDS encoding AAA family ATPase translates to MSRFVVITAAQDFQRKVQSAVRGALHGTVQILPPSVMLGGPQELFGRLSGEPPEVLVLGPGLPGDEALKLATVFDLQYPEISLVLVEDMASEQVINAMRAGIRDIVSPSAEVSELRILLERACLASAGRRRGLVAAAGPERPAGRVIAVMSPKGGVGKTTVATNLAIGLGKIAPMGVVIVDLDVQFGDVATGLQLEPEHTLRDAVGGAAFQDSMVLKAFLTVHPSGIYALCAPNTPGEADHISGEAVSHLLNQMAAEFQYVVVDTTPGLGEHVLATLEQATDAVWVCGMDIPSIRGLHTSFEVLRELQLLPQGRHVVLNFADRRSGLTVQDVEATIGVPVDTVVPRSRAVPFSTNKGVPLLQDSSHDGAARAFAKLVERFDPKRATQPQKKVHRRMVIS, encoded by the coding sequence ATGAGCCGCTTCGTGGTCATCACCGCCGCGCAGGATTTCCAGCGCAAGGTACAGTCGGCGGTGCGCGGTGCACTCCACGGCACTGTGCAGATTCTTCCACCGTCAGTGATGCTCGGCGGCCCTCAGGAGCTCTTCGGCCGACTCTCCGGCGAACCTCCGGAAGTTCTTGTCTTAGGCCCGGGACTTCCGGGCGACGAGGCCCTCAAGCTGGCCACGGTGTTCGACCTCCAGTATCCGGAAATCAGCTTGGTGCTCGTGGAGGACATGGCCTCAGAGCAAGTCATCAATGCAATGCGGGCCGGCATACGGGACATCGTCAGTCCCAGCGCGGAGGTGTCTGAACTGCGCATCTTGCTGGAGCGGGCGTGCCTGGCCTCGGCAGGGCGCCGACGGGGATTAGTTGCAGCCGCCGGCCCTGAACGGCCGGCGGGTCGGGTCATCGCCGTAATGTCGCCAAAGGGTGGTGTTGGCAAGACTACGGTGGCCACAAACCTGGCGATTGGGCTGGGCAAGATTGCTCCCATGGGCGTCGTGATCGTTGATCTCGATGTTCAATTCGGCGATGTCGCAACCGGGCTCCAACTGGAGCCCGAGCACACTCTCCGTGACGCTGTCGGGGGCGCTGCTTTCCAGGATTCAATGGTTCTCAAGGCTTTCCTCACCGTTCATCCCAGCGGGATCTATGCCCTATGTGCACCAAATACGCCCGGCGAGGCCGACCATATTAGCGGCGAAGCCGTCAGCCATCTTCTGAACCAGATGGCTGCCGAATTCCAGTACGTCGTTGTTGACACGACTCCTGGCCTGGGCGAGCACGTGCTGGCAACCCTCGAGCAAGCCACGGACGCCGTGTGGGTCTGCGGTATGGACATTCCCAGCATCCGTGGATTGCACACGAGCTTCGAAGTACTACGGGAGCTCCAGCTGCTACCGCAGGGCCGGCACGTTGTACTCAACTTCGCTGACAGGCGGAGTGGTCTTACTGTCCAGGATGTTGAGGCGACCATTGGGGTCCCCGTTGACACTGTGGTTCCGCGCTCACGGGCAGTCCCGTTTTCTACCAACAAGGGTGTGCCCTTGCTGCAGGACTCGTCACATGACGGTGCTGCTCGCGCCTTCGCCAAATTGGTGGAGCGCTTCGACCCCAAGAGGGCCACACAACCACAGAAGAAAGTACACCGTCGGATGGTGATCTCATGA
- a CDS encoding Flp pilus assembly protein CpaB, translated as MKSRLLGGLAALLLAIVGSVLMFNYAQAADSRAQQGLEPVEVLVVQKAVTAGTPVSKLSESVKLTSIPGTAVPADAVKSLSDFSDKVTAVDLQPGEQLLKARLVDPNALAAPGTVPVPAGMEEISVLLEPQRVIGGRLAAGDTVGVYISYKMDDKAGADAPVSNDIKGFKEFTGKAFHKVLVTSVQQAPPETSKDASSADGPALPSGSVYVTLAREDVDAAEIVFGAEFGKIWLSKETNESKDSKPGLVTLGKVAQ; from the coding sequence GTGAAATCCAGGCTGCTGGGGGGCCTAGCAGCATTGCTCTTGGCAATTGTCGGATCTGTACTGATGTTCAATTACGCACAGGCAGCCGACAGCCGAGCTCAGCAAGGCTTAGAGCCCGTTGAAGTTCTTGTTGTTCAGAAAGCCGTTACGGCGGGCACCCCGGTGTCCAAGCTTTCCGAATCCGTTAAGCTAACGTCCATTCCAGGGACTGCTGTTCCTGCCGATGCAGTGAAGTCCCTAAGCGATTTCTCCGACAAAGTCACCGCAGTTGACCTCCAGCCTGGGGAACAACTCCTGAAAGCCCGTCTCGTTGATCCGAACGCCTTGGCGGCGCCTGGCACTGTTCCTGTTCCGGCCGGCATGGAGGAGATCTCGGTGCTGCTGGAACCGCAGCGCGTGATTGGTGGCCGCTTGGCTGCAGGGGACACCGTAGGTGTTTACATCTCATACAAGATGGACGACAAAGCTGGCGCGGACGCACCGGTCAGTAATGACATCAAGGGTTTCAAGGAGTTTACCGGGAAGGCTTTCCACAAGGTGCTCGTCACCAGCGTTCAGCAGGCTCCCCCGGAGACCTCCAAGGATGCAAGCTCCGCTGACGGCCCGGCGTTGCCTTCAGGTTCTGTTTACGTGACGCTTGCCCGTGAAGACGTTGACGCCGCCGAAATCGTTTTTGGTGCCGAGTTTGGAAAGATCTGGCTCTCTAAGGAGACCAACGAGTCGAAGGATTCCAAGCCTGGCTTGGTGACCTTGGGGAAGGTCGCACAATGA
- a CDS encoding pilus assembly protein, translating to MRWLVDDNEKQRGATAVLVAVLMVPLLGFGAIAVDVAAMYAEKSVVQNGADASALAVAQTCAKSTANPGCATGSSLSGPLANANAKDNLTNVASTVVDKTAGKVTVTTNAQDTSGVHFSTFFARIFGTDTTNIGAVAEAKWGGAQSGNVFPIAFSECEVDLSVAGDGSTQFLLSHGTGAGKKDTCHNTASGLEIPGGFGWLVTGGSCTVTVDLSSPWVDSNTGNNPEKGCDTILQGWKDKLIAGQKVIALFPVFDNDNNARGANGKFHLKAFAAIDLMGWDLANQDPFHYMPTAAQAFKDAGGWKSSDLGIVGKFVRYVALDEAFDVGGPTTYGGTVVELTK from the coding sequence ATGCGGTGGTTAGTCGATGACAACGAGAAGCAACGCGGCGCCACGGCCGTCCTGGTGGCCGTCCTGATGGTTCCCCTGCTCGGATTTGGAGCAATCGCCGTGGACGTCGCCGCAATGTACGCGGAGAAATCCGTAGTGCAGAACGGCGCAGATGCTTCAGCCCTTGCCGTGGCTCAGACTTGCGCCAAAAGCACCGCCAACCCGGGCTGCGCTACGGGTTCTTCGCTCTCCGGTCCTCTTGCCAACGCCAATGCCAAGGACAATCTCACCAATGTGGCTTCGACGGTCGTGGACAAAACGGCCGGAAAGGTCACCGTCACCACAAACGCCCAGGACACCTCTGGTGTTCATTTCTCGACCTTCTTTGCGAGGATCTTCGGCACTGACACCACTAACATCGGGGCCGTTGCCGAAGCGAAATGGGGCGGCGCCCAATCCGGAAACGTCTTTCCCATTGCTTTTTCCGAATGCGAAGTTGACCTCAGTGTCGCGGGCGATGGGTCTACACAATTCCTCCTCTCCCACGGCACAGGAGCTGGCAAGAAGGACACCTGCCACAACACCGCTTCGGGGCTTGAGATTCCCGGCGGTTTTGGCTGGCTCGTCACGGGCGGTTCATGCACCGTGACGGTCGACCTGTCATCACCGTGGGTTGACAGTAATACGGGAAACAACCCTGAAAAGGGTTGCGACACTATCCTCCAAGGTTGGAAGGACAAGCTCATCGCAGGGCAGAAAGTTATCGCTCTCTTCCCGGTCTTTGACAACGACAACAACGCGAGAGGCGCGAACGGCAAGTTCCACCTGAAGGCCTTCGCGGCCATCGATCTCATGGGCTGGGACCTGGCCAACCAAGACCCATTCCACTACATGCCAACGGCAGCACAGGCGTTCAAGGACGCTGGCGGCTGGAAGAGCAGCGACCTCGGCATCGTCGGCAAATTTGTCCGCTACGTAGCACTCGACGAAGCATTCGACGTCGGCGGACCCACCACCTACGGCGGAACCGTCGTAGAGCTCACCAAATAA
- a CDS encoding TadE/TadG family type IV pilus assembly protein, with product MRKKNEKGAAAVEFALILPVLLLILIGIIEFSLAFNAQLSLNQAAREGARYMAIHNNTGAAATAASNAAGRLAPSTVTTTFAVSGGGTACSAGKQVTATTSYTLTTVTGFLDAFTGTIVLTGKGTMQCGG from the coding sequence ATGCGTAAGAAAAATGAAAAAGGTGCAGCCGCAGTGGAATTCGCATTAATTCTGCCGGTCTTACTGCTCATATTGATCGGCATCATCGAGTTTTCCTTGGCTTTCAACGCCCAGCTTTCCCTCAATCAGGCTGCAAGGGAGGGTGCACGGTATATGGCCATCCACAACAACACCGGAGCGGCGGCTACTGCGGCTAGCAATGCAGCCGGCAGGCTGGCACCGAGCACTGTGACAACTACGTTCGCTGTCAGCGGTGGCGGAACCGCCTGCTCGGCCGGCAAGCAGGTGACGGCCACCACTAGCTACACCCTCACCACGGTCACCGGCTTCCTCGACGCCTTCACTGGAACCATAGTCCTCACCGGAAAAGGAACAATGCAATGCGGTGGTTAG
- a CDS encoding Flp family type IVb pilin yields the protein MNSALVSMIAFVAGVKNRLTGEEKGATAVEYGLMVALIVIAAIAGITAVGTNLQTLFNTDIAPKLL from the coding sequence ATGAACTCAGCACTGGTCTCCATGATCGCTTTTGTCGCCGGCGTCAAGAACCGCCTCACGGGTGAAGAAAAGGGCGCAACGGCCGTTGAATACGGTCTAATGGTTGCCCTCATCGTCATCGCCGCCATCGCCGGTATCACGGCAGTCGGAACTAATCTGCAGACTCTCTTCAACACGGACATCGCCCCCAAGCTTCTCTAA
- a CDS encoding A24 family peptidase produces MPPVALLVAACTLLGLAAAPAALAVTRRLLPGIELGHVRWHAVAGSVATAALFGAMAWRFGWTWVLPAFLFLCAAGLVLSRIDLQHKLLPNRIVVPALGIGLLLLLMDAGMNQRWGNLLVAAIGCAVTFVFYLILALISPRGMGMGDVKLSAPLGLYLGYLSVGHLILGIALGFVVGAVTSVLLVIGGLAGRKTSVPFGPSMFAGCVLTVLWGTEIGRVLLPTVFPR; encoded by the coding sequence ATGCCCCCGGTTGCTCTGTTGGTCGCTGCCTGCACCCTTTTGGGCCTTGCCGCAGCACCCGCTGCCCTTGCAGTCACGCGGCGGTTGCTGCCCGGCATCGAGCTGGGGCACGTCCGCTGGCATGCTGTTGCCGGCTCTGTCGCCACAGCAGCGCTGTTTGGGGCGATGGCTTGGCGGTTCGGCTGGACCTGGGTGCTGCCGGCCTTCCTGTTTCTCTGTGCAGCTGGTCTTGTGCTGTCGCGAATTGACCTGCAACACAAACTATTGCCCAACAGGATTGTTGTTCCCGCGCTCGGAATCGGCCTCCTGCTGCTGCTTATGGACGCCGGCATGAACCAGCGATGGGGAAATCTGCTCGTGGCAGCCATCGGATGTGCCGTAACTTTCGTGTTTTATCTAATTTTGGCGCTGATTTCTCCCCGCGGAATGGGGATGGGCGACGTAAAGCTCTCAGCACCACTCGGTTTGTACTTGGGGTACCTCTCTGTGGGGCACTTGATACTGGGTATTGCTCTTGGTTTTGTTGTGGGCGCTGTGACCAGCGTGCTCCTTGTTATAGGCGGATTGGCGGGGCGGAAGACGTCAGTGCCCTTCGGGCCGTCGATGTTCGCTGGCTGTGTCCTGACAGTGCTGTGGGGCACCGAGATCGGGCGGGTTCTCTTACCGACGGTCTTCCCCCGCTAG
- the rplM gene encoding 50S ribosomal protein L13, with translation MRTYTPKPGDINRQWHVIDATDVVLGRLASQTAILLRGKHKATFAPHMDMGDFVIIINAEKVALTGAKLEQKRAYRHSGYPGGLTSVNYAELLESNPVRAVEKAIKGMLPKNSLAAQQLGKLKVYRGAEHPHAAQQPKTFEISQVAQ, from the coding sequence GTGCGTACGTACACCCCGAAGCCCGGCGATATCAACCGCCAGTGGCACGTCATTGACGCCACCGACGTTGTCCTTGGTCGTCTCGCCAGCCAGACCGCAATCCTGCTGCGCGGCAAGCACAAGGCCACCTTTGCTCCCCACATGGACATGGGCGACTTCGTCATCATCATCAACGCTGAGAAGGTTGCCCTGACCGGCGCCAAGCTCGAGCAGAAGCGCGCTTACCGCCACTCCGGCTACCCGGGCGGCCTGACCTCCGTCAACTATGCGGAGCTGCTGGAATCCAACCCGGTCCGCGCCGTGGAGAAGGCCATCAAGGGCATGCTCCCGAAGAACTCCCTCGCTGCACAGCAGCTGGGCAAGCTGAAGGTTTACCGCGGTGCAGAGCACCCGCACGCCGCCCAGCAGCCCAAGACTTTCGAAATTTCCCAGGTCGCCCAGTAG
- the rpsI gene encoding 30S ribosomal protein S9 — MAQNEETTEAVEAEETLTSYTSESGAAEAAAPKKERPALTVAGAAVGRRKEAVARVRVVPGSGKWIINGRELANYFPNKLHQQDVNEPFKILDLDGAYDVIARIHGGGPSGQAGALRLGIARSLNEIDVENNRATLKKAGYLTRDARVIERKKAGLKKARKAQQYSKR; from the coding sequence GTGGCTCAGAACGAAGAGACCACCGAAGCCGTTGAGGCAGAGGAAACCCTGACCAGCTACACCTCGGAAAGCGGAGCTGCTGAAGCTGCTGCGCCGAAGAAGGAGCGCCCGGCACTGACCGTTGCCGGCGCAGCTGTTGGCCGCCGCAAGGAAGCCGTTGCACGCGTTCGCGTTGTGCCGGGCTCCGGCAAGTGGATCATCAACGGCCGCGAGCTGGCGAACTACTTCCCGAACAAGCTGCACCAGCAGGACGTCAACGAGCCCTTCAAGATCCTCGATCTTGACGGCGCCTACGACGTCATTGCCCGCATCCACGGCGGTGGCCCTTCCGGCCAGGCCGGTGCGCTGCGTCTCGGAATCGCCCGTTCACTGAACGAGATCGACGTCGAGAACAACCGCGCCACGCTGAAGAAGGCCGGTTACCTCACTCGTGACGCACGCGTCATCGAGCGCAAGAAGGCCGGTCTCAAGAAGGCCCGCAAGGCTCAGCAGTACTCCAAGCGCTAA
- the glmM gene encoding phosphoglucosamine mutase: protein MSRLFGTDGVRGLANGLLTAELAMQLAQAAAVVLGHERTADGTRPRAVVARDPRASGEFISAAVAAGLSSSGIDVYDAGVLPTPAAAYLVADLNADFGVMISASHNPAPDNGIKFFAKGGQKLPDEVEDAIEAQMGKDPFRPTGSDVGRIQTFSDAEDRYIVHLLGTLPHRLDGLKVVLDCAHGAASGCSPQLFNDAGAEIVVIGAEPDGLNINDGVGSTHLGALQRAVVEHGADLGIAHDGDADRCLAIDHEGNEVDGDQIMAILALALKESGKLKDNVLVATVMSNLGLKIALRNAGISIRETAVGDRYVLEEMRDGGYNLGGEQSGHVIFADHATTGDGLLTGLQLAAQVALTGKSLKELATVMTKLPQLMINVKNVDKARAGTDEGVLAAVAEASAELGETGRVLLRPSGTEALVRVMVEAADMPTAERICKHLAAVVEERLAVAPAV, encoded by the coding sequence ATGTCTAGATTATTTGGAACAGATGGTGTCCGGGGCCTGGCTAACGGCCTGCTCACAGCAGAGCTGGCGATGCAGTTGGCGCAAGCGGCCGCCGTCGTGCTCGGCCACGAACGCACGGCCGACGGCACCAGGCCGCGCGCCGTGGTGGCCCGCGATCCGCGGGCCAGCGGCGAGTTTATCTCTGCCGCCGTCGCGGCAGGACTCTCCAGCTCCGGTATCGACGTTTACGACGCCGGTGTCCTCCCGACCCCTGCCGCTGCTTACTTGGTGGCCGACCTTAACGCCGACTTCGGCGTCATGATCTCGGCCTCCCACAACCCAGCCCCGGATAACGGCATCAAATTCTTTGCCAAGGGCGGCCAGAAGCTGCCAGACGAGGTGGAAGACGCCATCGAGGCGCAGATGGGCAAAGATCCGTTCCGGCCCACCGGTAGCGACGTAGGCCGCATTCAGACCTTCTCGGACGCCGAGGACCGCTACATCGTCCACTTGCTGGGGACGCTGCCGCACCGCCTCGACGGGCTGAAGGTGGTCCTCGACTGCGCCCACGGTGCTGCCAGCGGCTGTTCACCGCAGCTCTTCAACGATGCCGGCGCCGAGATCGTGGTCATCGGCGCGGAGCCCGACGGCCTGAACATCAACGACGGCGTGGGCTCGACCCACCTCGGCGCTCTCCAAAGGGCCGTAGTGGAGCACGGCGCCGACCTGGGCATTGCCCACGACGGCGACGCCGACCGGTGCCTTGCCATCGACCATGAAGGCAACGAGGTGGACGGTGACCAGATCATGGCCATCCTCGCCCTGGCGCTGAAGGAATCCGGGAAGCTCAAGGACAACGTCCTGGTGGCCACCGTCATGAGCAACCTCGGGCTGAAGATCGCCCTCCGCAACGCCGGGATCAGCATCCGGGAGACCGCGGTGGGGGACCGCTATGTTCTCGAGGAAATGCGCGACGGCGGCTACAACCTCGGCGGCGAGCAGTCCGGCCACGTGATTTTCGCAGACCACGCCACCACGGGCGACGGCCTCCTGACCGGCCTGCAGCTGGCCGCACAGGTGGCCCTCACCGGCAAGTCGTTGAAAGAACTCGCCACGGTGATGACCAAGCTTCCACAGCTGATGATCAACGTCAAGAACGTGGACAAGGCCCGGGCCGGCACCGATGAGGGTGTGCTGGCCGCTGTCGCTGAAGCTTCCGCGGAACTCGGCGAGACCGGCCGGGTGCTTCTGCGCCCATCCGGAACCGAAGCCCTGGTCCGGGTGATGGTGGAGGCGGCCGACATGCCCACCGCCGAACGCATCTGCAAGCACCTTGCTGCCGTGGTGGAGGAACGCCTGGCGGTCGCGCCGGCGGTCTAA
- the mscL gene encoding large conductance mechanosensitive channel protein MscL — MLTGFKNFIMKGNVVDLAVAVVMGAAFGAVVTSIVEGLLTPLIGRLFNAKGIEEMQWEGFMYGSVISSLISFLLVGASIYFVVVLPMNHMIERRNRRLGIGTEVKEEAAEDPQIALLTEIRDSLRSGNTRA, encoded by the coding sequence ATGTTGACCGGATTCAAGAATTTCATTATGAAGGGCAACGTCGTAGACCTTGCCGTGGCCGTGGTCATGGGTGCGGCTTTCGGCGCCGTCGTGACCTCAATCGTTGAAGGTCTGCTGACCCCGCTGATCGGCCGCCTCTTCAACGCCAAGGGCATCGAAGAGATGCAGTGGGAGGGGTTCATGTACGGCTCCGTCATCTCCTCCCTCATTTCTTTCCTGCTTGTGGGCGCTTCCATCTACTTCGTGGTCGTCCTGCCGATGAACCACATGATCGAACGCCGCAACCGCCGGCTCGGAATTGGTACCGAGGTCAAGGAAGAAGCCGCCGAGGACCCCCAGATCGCACTGCTCACCGAAATCCGCGACTCACTCCGGAGCGGCAACACGCGGGCTTAG